From a single Stackebrandtia endophytica genomic region:
- a CDS encoding tyrosine recombinase XerC: MSLRFGAAQHLVGDNGLMTSADRLPPALVAVHREFGAHLRDERGRSPHTVRAYLADVRALLLHAADLGVADVSEIDLSLLRGWLAARREASAARATLARQVAAARSFTAWLKRHGLVDVDPGGRLAGPSVRRNPPSVLRADQAAALVTAPDDERSAVRLRDRAVLELLYGTGVRVSELCGLDVSDVDESRRLVRVMGKGNRERSVPFGAPAHRALTEYLASARGELAASDTPALFLGVRGGRLHPSSVRRLLRRSQVQAQVPVVTPHDLRHSAATHLLDGGADLRSVQELLGHASIDSTQIYTHVSAERLRGAFDQAHPRA, from the coding sequence ATCGGTTGCCGCCGGCCTTGGTGGCCGTCCACCGGGAGTTCGGTGCACACCTGCGAGACGAACGCGGTAGGTCGCCTCACACCGTGCGGGCCTACCTCGCGGATGTCCGTGCGTTGCTTCTTCACGCCGCCGACCTCGGCGTCGCCGATGTGTCCGAGATCGATCTGTCCCTGTTGCGCGGGTGGCTGGCCGCACGCCGCGAAGCCTCGGCGGCTCGTGCGACTCTGGCCCGGCAGGTGGCCGCGGCCCGTTCGTTCACCGCGTGGCTGAAGCGCCACGGTCTGGTCGATGTCGACCCGGGAGGTCGGCTGGCGGGTCCGTCGGTGCGTCGGAATCCGCCGTCGGTGTTGCGAGCCGACCAGGCCGCAGCGTTGGTCACCGCGCCAGATGATGAACGATCGGCGGTCCGGCTGCGCGATCGGGCGGTGCTGGAACTGTTGTACGGCACCGGTGTCCGCGTCAGCGAGCTATGTGGCCTCGACGTGTCTGATGTGGATGAATCGCGTCGGCTGGTCCGAGTGATGGGAAAGGGAAACCGTGAGCGGTCGGTACCCTTCGGGGCTCCCGCGCATAGGGCACTGACCGAGTACCTGGCTTCGGCCCGCGGTGAGTTGGCGGCCTCTGACACGCCCGCGCTGTTCCTGGGGGTGCGCGGCGGTCGACTGCATCCATCGTCGGTTCGCCGTCTGTTGCGCCGCAGTCAAGTTCAGGCTCAGGTTCCGGTCGTCACCCCGCACGATCTTCGACACAGCGCCGCAACCCACCTGCTCGATGGCGGCGCCGACCTTCGAAGTGTGCAAGAGTTGTTGGGCCACGCGTCGATCGACAGCACGCAGATATATACCCATGTCAGCGCTGAAAGACTGCGCGGCGCGTTCGACCAGGCACACCCGAGAGCCTGA
- a CDS encoding aminotransferase class V-fold PLP-dependent enzyme, whose protein sequence is MNLPQPPEPIPGAKALFSLDFDVAHLNHGSLGAVPHPVQHARRLLMDEAERDPRAFAAQVVTRLRLAREAVCPLVGAPAELTAFTTNTTTGVALALRSMDLSEGDEVLTTDHGYPSIDFNIAAQVRRLGVVHKTVPVPLTPTDTQVVEAVLSGLTPRTRLVVLDQITSATARVFPVAEVARQLRGRGVALLVDGAHVPGHLPVDVAAIGADFWIGNLHKWAYSPRGTALVSVSEDWRDRMWPLVESYGHEAGFPTAVEFHGTDGYTGWIAAPVGPAVLEQLGVERVQLHNAQLAAYGQAVIAKALNVETVDDEGQGRLGMRLIPLPDGLVTTQADAEALWQRIRRNLGVEVAVTCWNGRGFLRVAANVYNRPAEYDRLADGLSGLLAV, encoded by the coding sequence ATGAACCTTCCACAGCCGCCCGAGCCGATCCCAGGTGCCAAGGCACTGTTCTCGTTGGACTTCGACGTCGCTCACCTCAACCACGGATCGTTGGGTGCGGTCCCGCATCCGGTTCAGCATGCGAGACGGTTGCTGATGGACGAGGCCGAACGCGATCCCCGTGCGTTCGCCGCCCAGGTGGTCACTCGGCTCCGGCTGGCCAGGGAGGCGGTGTGCCCGTTGGTGGGTGCTCCCGCGGAGCTCACGGCGTTCACGACCAACACGACCACCGGTGTCGCCCTCGCGTTGCGTTCGATGGATCTGTCCGAAGGGGACGAGGTTCTCACCACCGATCACGGCTACCCATCGATCGACTTCAACATCGCGGCTCAGGTGCGCCGCCTGGGTGTGGTCCACAAGACCGTTCCGGTTCCCTTGACGCCCACTGACACTCAGGTCGTGGAGGCCGTTCTGTCCGGGTTGACCCCTCGGACCCGGTTGGTCGTCCTGGACCAGATCACCTCCGCCACCGCGCGGGTGTTCCCGGTCGCCGAGGTGGCGAGGCAACTGCGTGGGCGTGGGGTCGCCCTGCTGGTCGACGGTGCCCATGTGCCGGGGCATCTGCCGGTGGACGTGGCCGCCATCGGTGCCGATTTCTGGATCGGGAACCTGCACAAGTGGGCGTACTCGCCCCGTGGCACGGCGCTGGTCAGCGTTTCGGAGGACTGGCGCGATCGGATGTGGCCGCTGGTGGAGTCCTATGGGCATGAAGCCGGGTTCCCGACGGCCGTGGAGTTCCACGGCACCGACGGCTACACCGGATGGATCGCCGCCCCGGTGGGACCTGCGGTCCTGGAACAGTTGGGCGTCGAACGTGTCCAGCTCCACAATGCTCAGCTGGCGGCCTATGGTCAGGCGGTCATCGCCAAGGCCCTTAACGTCGAGACCGTCGACGACGAGGGGCAGGGCCGACTCGGCATGCGCCTGATACCGCTGCCCGACGGTCTGGTCACCACGCAGGCCGATGCCGAGGCCCTGTGGCAGCGGATTCGCCGAAACCTGGGCGTCGAGGTCGCGGTGACCTGTTGGAACGGCCGGGGCTTTTTGCGCGTCGCGGCCAACGTCTACAACCGTCCCGCCGAGTACGACCGCCTCGCCGACGGGTTGTCGGGGCTGTTGGCCGTCTAG
- the rpsB gene encoding 30S ribosomal protein S2, whose translation MPVVSMRQLLESGVHFGHQTRRWNPKMKRFILTERNGIYVIDLRQTLDYIEKAYDYVKNTVAEGGSVMFVGTKKQAQEAIEEQARRVGMPYVNYRWLGGMLTNFQTIFKRLQRLKELEILEQSGNPKEGRTKKELLQLMREKDKLARTLGGLRDMTKLPNAIWVVDTKKEHIAVDEARKLGIPVIAVLDTNCDPDEVDFPVPGNDDAIRSAALLTRVIADAVADGLIARAGSGKGEDDKPGTAGGSAEEPLAEWERELLEKPETPAEAPTEAPAEAATAEAPKTES comes from the coding sequence GTGCCTGTTGTCAGTATGCGTCAGCTGCTCGAAAGCGGCGTGCACTTCGGTCACCAGACCCGACGCTGGAACCCGAAGATGAAGCGTTTCATCCTCACCGAGCGCAACGGTATCTACGTGATCGACCTGCGCCAGACCCTCGATTACATCGAGAAGGCCTACGACTACGTGAAGAACACCGTGGCCGAAGGCGGCTCGGTGATGTTCGTCGGCACCAAGAAGCAGGCTCAGGAAGCCATCGAGGAGCAGGCCCGTCGGGTCGGTATGCCCTATGTGAACTACCGCTGGCTGGGCGGAATGCTCACCAACTTCCAGACCATCTTCAAGCGCCTTCAGCGCCTCAAGGAACTGGAAATCCTCGAGCAGTCGGGCAACCCCAAGGAAGGCCGGACCAAGAAAGAGCTGCTCCAGCTCATGCGGGAGAAGGACAAGCTCGCCCGCACCCTTGGTGGTCTGCGTGACATGACCAAGCTCCCCAACGCGATCTGGGTCGTCGACACCAAGAAGGAGCACATCGCCGTCGACGAGGCCCGCAAGCTGGGTATCCCCGTGATCGCGGTGCTCGACACCAACTGCGACCCCGATGAGGTCGACTTCCCGGTTCCCGGAAACGACGACGCGATCCGTTCGGCCGCGTTGCTGACCCGGGTTATCGCCGACGCGGTGGCCGACGGCCTGATCGCTCGCGCCGGCTCCGGCAAGGGCGAGGACGACAAGCCCGGCACCGCCGGCGGATCCGCTGAAGAACCGCTGGCCGAGTGGGAGCGGGAACTGCTGGAGAAGCCCGAGACCCCCGCCGAGGCCCCCACCGAGGCCCCCGCTGAGGCCGCGACCGCCGAGGCACCCAAGACCGAGTCCTGA
- the tsf gene encoding translation elongation factor Ts — protein sequence MATITAADIKRLRELTGAGMMDVKKALTEADGDFEAATEALRIKGAKDVGKRAGRATANGLVAQSGNALLEINCETDFVAKNGAFIELAQSLVEHAAATQPSDVNAFLASELNGKPVADLVSEESAKIGEKLVLNRVAVLSGDIAVYMHRKSEDLPPQVGVMVAYTGDAEVARSIGMQAAAMRPRYLTRDEVPADVVENERRVAEQTAREEGKPEQALEKIVTGKVNAYFKDFVLLEQASVSENKKTVTQVLEAAGTTVTGFVRFEVGRE from the coding sequence ATGGCAACAATCACCGCCGCCGACATCAAGCGGCTCCGGGAGCTCACCGGCGCCGGAATGATGGACGTCAAGAAGGCCCTCACCGAGGCCGACGGCGACTTCGAGGCCGCCACCGAGGCGCTGCGGATCAAGGGCGCCAAGGACGTCGGCAAGCGTGCCGGCCGTGCGACCGCGAACGGCCTGGTCGCCCAGTCCGGCAACGCCCTGCTGGAAATCAACTGTGAGACCGACTTCGTCGCCAAGAACGGCGCCTTCATCGAGTTGGCGCAGTCCCTGGTGGAGCACGCGGCCGCGACCCAGCCGAGCGACGTCAACGCCTTCCTGGCCAGCGAACTGAACGGTAAGCCGGTTGCCGACCTCGTTTCGGAGGAATCGGCGAAGATCGGCGAGAAGCTGGTCCTGAACCGCGTCGCGGTGCTGTCGGGCGACATCGCCGTCTACATGCACCGCAAGTCCGAAGACCTCCCGCCGCAGGTCGGTGTCATGGTCGCCTACACCGGTGATGCCGAGGTCGCTCGCAGCATCGGCATGCAGGCCGCCGCCATGCGTCCGCGTTACCTGACCCGTGACGAGGTCCCGGCCGACGTGGTCGAGAACGAGCGTCGTGTCGCCGAGCAGACCGCCCGCGAAGAGGGCAAGCCCGAGCAGGCGCTCGAGAAGATCGTCACCGGCAAGGTCAACGCCTACTTCAAGGACTTCGTTCTGCTGGAGCAGGCGTCGGTGTCGGAGAACAAGAAGACCGTCACCCAGGTTCTGGAAGCCGCCGGCACCACGGTCACCGGTTTCGTCCGTTTCGAGGTCGGCCGGGAGTAG
- the pyrH gene encoding UMP kinase: protein MTDSERPRYRRVVLKLSGEVFGGGAVGVDPDVVSGIARQIAEAARGGVQIAAVVGGGNFFRGAELQRRGMERTRADYMGMLGTVMNCLALQDFLEKEGIETRVQTAITMAQVAEAYIPRRAMRHLEKGRVVIFGAGAGMPYFSTDTVSAQRALEIKADAVLMSKNGVDAVYTADPRTDPDAQRLETVTFEEALQRRLQVVDQAAFSLCQENRLPMLVFGAEGKDSILRALSGEKIGTLITSASLSHRA, encoded by the coding sequence ATGACCGACTCCGAACGTCCCCGGTATCGCCGAGTAGTCCTCAAGCTGTCGGGTGAAGTCTTCGGCGGTGGCGCGGTGGGCGTCGATCCCGATGTGGTGTCGGGAATCGCGCGCCAGATCGCGGAAGCGGCGCGGGGCGGCGTCCAGATAGCCGCGGTCGTCGGCGGTGGGAACTTCTTCCGCGGCGCCGAGTTGCAGCGACGCGGCATGGAACGGACCCGAGCCGACTACATGGGCATGCTCGGTACCGTGATGAACTGCCTGGCGTTGCAGGACTTCCTGGAGAAGGAAGGCATCGAGACGCGGGTGCAGACCGCCATCACGATGGCTCAGGTCGCCGAGGCCTACATTCCCCGCCGGGCGATGCGCCACCTGGAGAAGGGTCGAGTCGTCATCTTCGGTGCGGGCGCCGGTATGCCGTATTTCTCCACCGACACGGTGTCGGCCCAGCGAGCCCTCGAGATCAAGGCCGATGCGGTCCTGATGAGTAAGAACGGTGTCGACGCGGTCTACACCGCCGACCCCCGGACCGATCCCGACGCTCAGCGGTTGGAGACGGTCACCTTCGAAGAGGCGTTGCAGCGGCGGCTGCAGGTGGTCGATCAGGCCGCGTTCAGCCTCTGCCAGGAGAACAGGCTGCCCATGCTGGTGTTCGGAGCCGAAGGTAAGGATTCGATTCTTCGCGCCCTGTCGGGGGAGAAGATCGGGACCCTGATCACCTCGGCGTCGTTATCTCACCGGGCATGA
- the frr gene encoding ribosome recycling factor: MIEETLFEAEEKMEGSIEHAKEEFAAIRTGRASAAMFGKIMVDYYGAPTPLPQLASIGVPEPRMVIIKPYDVSQTDALERAIRDSDLGVNPNNEGNQLRLMLPQMTEERRREMIKVARQKGEESKVAVRNVRRKAKEELDRLVRDGEVGEDDGRRAEKELDELTQRHVKNIDELVAHKETELLEI; this comes from the coding sequence GTGATCGAAGAGACTCTCTTCGAGGCTGAAGAAAAGATGGAAGGTTCGATCGAGCACGCCAAGGAGGAATTCGCGGCGATTCGAACCGGACGAGCCTCGGCGGCCATGTTCGGCAAGATCATGGTCGACTACTACGGTGCTCCGACACCGTTGCCGCAGTTGGCGTCGATCGGTGTTCCCGAACCGCGCATGGTGATCATCAAGCCCTACGACGTGTCGCAGACCGACGCGTTGGAGCGGGCGATCCGGGATTCCGATTTGGGCGTCAATCCCAACAACGAGGGCAACCAGCTGCGACTGATGCTTCCTCAGATGACTGAGGAACGCCGCCGCGAAATGATCAAAGTGGCGCGGCAGAAGGGCGAGGAGTCCAAGGTCGCGGTGCGCAACGTTCGTCGTAAGGCCAAGGAGGAGCTGGACCGACTCGTTCGCGACGGCGAGGTGGGCGAGGACGACGGGCGACGCGCCGAGAAGGAACTGGACGAGCTGACCCAACGCCACGTCAAGAACATCGACGAGTTGGTTGCGCACAAAGAAACCGAACTGCTCGAAATCTGA
- a CDS encoding phosphatidate cytidylyltransferase, with product MEPSRPWSDAPVEHDATAEPVPPPKASGKAGRNLPVAIAVGLGLGAVVLASLLIYRQIFLFVVAAALAVAIWELSTAMRKADIRVPVWTLVGCGLGMLALTWFAGPPLLVVGLGVTVAVLVVWRLADGATGYHVDVPAATLVATYVPFLGAFAVLLVAPLDGHLRIIATLAVVVLSDTGGYVAGVLAGRHPMAPKISPKKSWEGLGGSLLACAIGGALLLYFMFDVTWWLGALFGITLAIAATLGDLTESMIKRDLGVKDMSNLIPGHGGLMDRLDSILFVLPVAYAWLVFLVPVTS from the coding sequence GTGGAGCCCTCCCGGCCGTGGTCTGACGCACCCGTCGAACACGACGCCACCGCCGAGCCGGTCCCACCGCCGAAGGCGTCCGGTAAAGCCGGTCGCAATCTGCCGGTGGCGATCGCGGTGGGCTTGGGACTGGGTGCCGTGGTCTTGGCCTCCCTGCTGATCTACCGCCAGATCTTCCTGTTCGTGGTCGCCGCCGCCTTGGCGGTGGCGATCTGGGAGTTGTCGACGGCCATGCGCAAGGCCGACATCCGAGTGCCGGTGTGGACGCTGGTCGGCTGTGGCCTGGGGATGTTGGCGCTGACCTGGTTCGCCGGTCCACCGCTGCTGGTGGTGGGACTCGGTGTGACCGTGGCGGTTCTGGTGGTGTGGCGGTTGGCCGACGGCGCCACCGGATATCACGTCGACGTGCCCGCCGCGACCTTGGTCGCCACCTATGTTCCGTTCCTGGGCGCGTTCGCGGTGTTGTTGGTCGCGCCGCTCGACGGTCACCTCCGCATCATCGCCACCCTCGCCGTGGTGGTGCTCAGTGACACCGGTGGCTACGTCGCCGGGGTGCTCGCGGGTCGCCATCCGATGGCCCCCAAGATCAGCCCCAAGAAGTCCTGGGAGGGACTCGGTGGCTCGCTGCTGGCGTGCGCGATCGGCGGTGCACTGCTGCTGTACTTCATGTTCGACGTCACCTGGTGGCTCGGCGCACTGTTCGGGATCACTCTGGCGATCGCCGCGACCCTGGGCGACCTGACCGAGTCCATGATCAAACGCGACCTGGGTGTCAAGGACATGAGCAATCTCATCCCCGGTCACGGCGGGCTGATGGACCGGTTGGACTCGATTTTGTTCGTCCTGCCGGTGGCGTACGCCTGGCTGGTATTCCTGGTGCCGGTGACATCGTGA
- the rlmN gene encoding 23S rRNA (adenine(2503)-C(2))-methyltransferase RlmN, translated as MTMPALNLSPAKANRSMPPRHLADLTLAQRREAVVELGEPAFRANQLSHHYFARQVTDVTAMTDLPAALRDRFADALFPRLLTPVKEADCDNGATRKTLWRLHDGSLVESVLMGYPDRATVCVSSQAGCGMACPFCATGQAGLTRNMSTAEIVEQIVSAARSSEEADLGRLSHVVFMGMGEPLANYSRVVAALRRITSPAPEGLGLSARHITVSTVGLVPAIRRLTDEDLSVTLAVSLHAPDDELRDELVPINNRWKVAEVLDAAWHYAKRTRRRVSIEYAMIRDVNDQPWRADLLGRLLKGKLAHVNLIPLNPTPGSRWDASPKPVEREFVARLRDAGIPTTVRDTRGQEIDGACGQLAASQQLAEPQGGTEELAHAQRGESRKVAL; from the coding sequence ATGACGATGCCAGCATTGAACCTCAGCCCGGCCAAGGCCAACCGGAGCATGCCTCCGCGCCACTTGGCCGACCTCACCCTTGCCCAGCGCCGTGAGGCGGTCGTTGAGTTGGGGGAACCTGCGTTTCGCGCCAACCAACTGTCGCACCACTACTTCGCCAGGCAGGTCACCGACGTGACCGCGATGACCGACCTACCCGCGGCCTTGCGCGACCGGTTCGCCGACGCGCTGTTTCCGCGACTGTTGACCCCGGTGAAAGAAGCCGACTGCGACAACGGCGCGACCCGGAAAACCTTGTGGCGGTTGCATGACGGGTCGCTGGTCGAAAGTGTCCTCATGGGATACCCCGACCGGGCGACGGTGTGCGTCTCCTCACAAGCCGGGTGTGGTATGGCGTGTCCGTTTTGTGCCACTGGGCAGGCCGGACTGACACGTAACATGTCTACTGCCGAGATCGTTGAACAGATCGTAAGCGCCGCGAGGTCGTCGGAAGAGGCAGACCTGGGCCGGTTGTCCCACGTCGTGTTCATGGGCATGGGAGAGCCGCTCGCGAACTACTCCAGGGTGGTTGCGGCGCTGCGCCGGATCACGTCACCGGCACCCGAAGGGCTCGGCCTGTCCGCTCGACACATCACCGTGTCGACCGTGGGTTTGGTTCCGGCCATTCGGAGGTTGACGGACGAGGATCTGTCGGTGACGCTGGCAGTGTCCCTGCATGCTCCCGACGATGAGCTGCGGGATGAACTGGTACCGATTAACAACCGTTGGAAGGTCGCCGAAGTGCTTGACGCCGCGTGGCATTATGCGAAGCGCACCAGGCGACGTGTCTCCATCGAGTACGCGATGATTCGAGACGTGAACGACCAGCCGTGGCGCGCGGATCTGTTGGGGCGGTTGCTGAAGGGAAAACTGGCGCACGTCAATCTGATCCCGCTGAACCCGACTCCGGGCAGCCGGTGGGACGCCAGCCCCAAACCGGTCGAACGCGAGTTCGTGGCTCGGCTGCGTGACGCTGGTATTCCCACCACGGTTCGGGATACGCGTGGCCAGGAGATTGACGGTGCCTGTGGACAACTGGCGGCATCGCAACAGCTTGCCGAGCCTCAGGGCGGGACGGAGGAATTGGCCCATGCTCAGCGGGGCGAATCACGGAAGGTGGCTTTGTAG
- a CDS encoding DUF2631 domain-containing protein, translating to MTSPDQRKPTNRKLTYTVGIAAIVTMVAYLYGNHEGRVESLWLGGFAIVIALALITDWVLVRNGLRD from the coding sequence GTGACCTCTCCGGACCAACGCAAGCCCACCAATCGCAAGCTCACCTACACCGTGGGTATCGCCGCGATCGTCACCATGGTGGCCTACCTGTACGGAAACCACGAAGGCCGCGTGGAGAGCCTGTGGCTGGGAGGCTTCGCGATCGTGATCGCGTTGGCGTTGATCACCGACTGGGTGTTGGTCCGCAACGGACTACGCGACTGA
- a CDS encoding Rieske 2Fe-2S domain-containing protein: protein MRITGCGHASMFIETAAGSILCDPWVNPAYFASWFPFPDNSGLDWKTLGQCDYLYVSHLHRDHFDEDNLRDNISKDTTVLLPEYPTSELEDELRALGFHKFIRTVSGEITELPGGVKVMIQALTSPTDGPIGDSSIWVEDADGVRMLNQNDARPTDLSEFTKLGQIHAHLLQFSGAIWYPMVYQLPEAAKRAFGKQKRDRQFDRSLRYIDDAKASHVFPIAGPPCFLDDSLWQFNDIFGDEGNIFPDQQVYADYLAENGRDNNVTLLPGTVAEVTVDGCRVTHPVSDVREFFANKEQYLREYQERQRPVIEAAKRSWEHPEINVLAELRRRFEPLLPEAEFIAAGIGGPVRFDLTAADSDEVVESIVFDFGEREIRPYDGEKCRYRFTTERRLIEHLLHIEEIDWVNSLFLSCRFSAARIGQYNEFVYTFFKCLSEERLNYAEGWYAEQKPDEENISLAGWTVQRRCPHLKADLSRFGKVEDGVLTCQMHGWKWNLDSGKCLTSVGHDIRAERGE from the coding sequence GTGCGGATCACAGGTTGCGGACATGCGAGCATGTTCATCGAGACGGCGGCGGGCAGCATTCTGTGCGACCCGTGGGTGAACCCCGCCTACTTCGCCTCGTGGTTCCCCTTCCCGGACAACTCCGGTCTCGACTGGAAGACCCTGGGGCAGTGCGACTATCTGTACGTCTCGCACCTGCACCGCGATCACTTCGATGAGGACAATCTCCGCGACAACATCTCCAAGGACACCACGGTCCTGTTGCCGGAGTATCCGACCAGCGAGTTGGAGGACGAGCTACGGGCGCTCGGGTTCCACAAGTTCATTCGCACCGTGTCCGGGGAGATCACGGAGCTTCCCGGCGGTGTCAAGGTGATGATCCAGGCGCTGACGTCCCCGACCGACGGACCGATCGGTGACTCCTCGATCTGGGTTGAGGACGCCGACGGGGTGCGGATGCTCAACCAGAACGACGCCCGTCCGACCGACCTGTCGGAGTTCACCAAGCTCGGCCAGATCCACGCTCACCTTCTGCAGTTCTCCGGCGCGATCTGGTATCCGATGGTGTACCAGCTGCCCGAGGCGGCCAAGCGCGCCTTCGGTAAGCAGAAGCGGGATCGGCAGTTCGACCGGTCCCTGCGGTACATCGACGATGCGAAGGCCTCCCACGTCTTTCCGATCGCGGGACCGCCCTGCTTCCTTGACGACTCGTTGTGGCAGTTCAACGACATCTTCGGCGACGAGGGCAACATCTTTCCCGACCAGCAGGTGTACGCCGATTACCTGGCCGAGAACGGGCGCGACAACAACGTGACGTTGCTGCCGGGGACGGTTGCCGAGGTCACCGTGGACGGTTGCCGGGTCACCCACCCGGTCTCAGACGTGCGTGAGTTCTTCGCGAACAAGGAGCAGTACCTACGTGAGTACCAGGAGCGGCAACGCCCAGTCATCGAGGCGGCCAAGCGATCCTGGGAGCACCCCGAGATCAACGTCCTCGCCGAGCTGAGGCGACGTTTCGAGCCGTTGCTCCCGGAGGCGGAGTTCATCGCGGCCGGAATCGGCGGGCCGGTGCGGTTCGACCTGACCGCGGCCGACTCCGACGAGGTCGTCGAGAGCATCGTGTTCGACTTCGGAGAGCGGGAGATCCGTCCCTACGACGGTGAGAAGTGTCGGTACCGGTTCACGACCGAGCGGCGCCTCATCGAACACCTGTTGCACATCGAGGAGATCGACTGGGTGAACTCACTGTTCCTGTCCTGCCGCTTCTCGGCGGCTCGAATCGGGCAGTACAACGAGTTCGTCTACACGTTCTTCAAGTGTCTGTCGGAGGAGCGGCTCAACTACGCCGAGGGCTGGTACGCCGAGCAGAAGCCCGACGAGGAGAACATCTCGCTGGCCGGTTGGACCGTCCAACGTCGATGCCCCCATCTCAAAGCGGACCTGTCGAGGTTCGGCAAGGTCGAGGACGGGGTGCTGACCTGTCAGATGCACGGTTGGAAGTGGAACCTGGACTCGGGCAAGTGCCTGACCAGCGTGGGCCATGACATCCGTGCCGAGCGCGGCGAGTAG
- a CDS encoding TetR/AcrR family transcriptional regulator, translating into MSSATGQPSRREQQRADTQAEIKAVARELLNEAGPVGISLRAIARRMGMSAPALYRYFPSLEALVTDLCVDLYAELRAHMLADADTRPDGDMVGRLLAVARGFREWSVNNRPEFSLMFASLNEGSMITPPHAGRAVLDPEAEPYRSLVRFSRVFCDMFNRVLKQTPAERGYTLATPRIPPLTPELRAEVIECSQAMGLDAPIEYSYTFMSFWVRLYGLVTMEVFGQLPIVEQSAALLEAEIYVMAGQLGVDLAQVSDPSHHA; encoded by the coding sequence GTGTCATCCGCCACAGGTCAACCAAGCCGCCGCGAGCAACAACGCGCCGACACTCAGGCCGAGATCAAGGCGGTGGCGCGTGAGCTGCTCAACGAAGCCGGACCGGTCGGCATCTCGCTGCGCGCCATCGCCCGCCGCATGGGCATGTCCGCCCCGGCGCTGTACCGCTACTTCCCCAGCCTCGAAGCGCTGGTCACCGACCTGTGCGTCGACCTCTACGCCGAGCTGCGGGCCCACATGCTCGCCGACGCCGACACCCGGCCCGACGGAGACATGGTCGGACGGCTGCTGGCCGTGGCCAGAGGTTTTCGGGAATGGTCGGTGAACAACCGGCCCGAGTTCTCACTGATGTTCGCCAGCCTCAACGAGGGCTCGATGATCACGCCGCCGCATGCCGGTCGCGCCGTCCTAGACCCGGAAGCCGAACCGTACCGGTCACTGGTGAGGTTCAGCCGGGTCTTCTGCGACATGTTCAACCGGGTACTCAAACAGACACCCGCCGAACGCGGCTACACCCTCGCCACCCCGAGAATCCCACCGCTGACACCCGAACTGCGCGCCGAAGTCATCGAGTGCTCCCAGGCCATGGGACTCGACGCGCCCATCGAGTACTCCTACACGTTCATGTCGTTCTGGGTGCGCCTGTACGGATTGGTCACCATGGAGGTGTTCGGGCAGCTTCCCATCGTCGAGCAGTCCGCCGCCCTGCTGGAGGCCGAGATCTACGTGATGGCCGGACAACTCGGTGTCGACCTCGCGCAGGTCTCGGACCCGTCACACCACGCCTGA